In a single window of the Cyanobium sp. AMD-g genome:
- a CDS encoding addiction module antidote protein, which yields MTKTETTVWDPANHFTSSEDMAAYLEAALEDGDPTLVAAALGDIARAKGMTQIAREAGLGRESLYKALSASGNPELATVLKVISALGLQLHASPAVEAETAV from the coding sequence ATGACCAAAACCGAAACAACTGTCTGGGATCCAGCCAATCATTTCACAAGCAGTGAAGACATGGCAGCCTATCTTGAAGCCGCTCTGGAGGATGGAGATCCAACGCTAGTAGCTGCTGCATTGGGTGACATTGCTCGTGCCAAGGGCATGACGCAGATTGCACGTGAAGCTGGACTGGGTCGGGAAAGTCTCTATAAGGCTCTCTCAGCAAGCGGTAATCCTGAGCTGGCAACCGTCTTGAAGGTTATCTCTGCACTCGGACTTCAACTGCATGCCAGTCCTGCTGTTGAGGCGGAGACGGCTGTCTAA
- a CDS encoding type II toxin-antitoxin system RelE/ParE family toxin codes for MLEIRETPAYAAWFSGLRDRAAKARIDIGIRRLSLGNPGDLRPAGEGISELRIRYGPGYRIYFKSQVNTLIVLLVGGDKGSQAKDIQYAKDLARNL; via the coding sequence ATGCTGGAGATTCGGGAGACCCCCGCCTATGCCGCATGGTTCAGTGGGCTGCGCGATCGCGCGGCAAAAGCCCGCATCGACATTGGGATCAGGCGATTATCCTTGGGAAATCCAGGTGATCTCCGGCCAGCTGGAGAAGGTATCTCTGAGCTTCGAATTCGATATGGCCCTGGCTACCGGATCTATTTCAAAAGCCAAGTCAACACGCTTATTGTTCTACTCGTTGGTGGCGACAAGGGCTCTCAAGCGAAAGACATCCAGTATGCCAAGGATCTAGCCCGTAACCTTTAG
- a CDS encoding L,D-transpeptidase: protein MSLLLAAIEVVAAIVIDLSEQRLRALDASGATIYAALVSTGLPASPTPTGRFVIGAKYPATSLVGDGYRTPVVPNVMCLAGGGLRPDAVCLHPAPWQDAARQCYGVRRSHGCIRTSQATAKWLFARTAVGTPVVIQP, encoded by the coding sequence GTGAGCCTGCTGCTGGCGGCCATCGAGGTGGTGGCGGCGATCGTGATCGACCTGTCGGAGCAGCGGCTGCGGGCCCTCGATGCCAGCGGCGCCACGATCTACGCGGCCCTGGTGTCGACGGGTCTGCCGGCGTCGCCCACACCCACGGGCCGTTTCGTGATCGGCGCCAAGTACCCCGCCACCTCCCTGGTGGGTGACGGCTACCGCACCCCTGTGGTGCCCAACGTGATGTGTCTGGCCGGCGGCGGACTGCGGCCGGACGCCGTCTGCCTGCATCCTGCCCCGTGGCAGGACGCTGCCCGCCAGTGCTACGGCGTGCGCCGCAGCCATGGTTGCATCCGCACCAGCCAGGCGACGGCGAAGTGGCTCTTCGCCCGCACGGCGGTGGGCACGCCGGTGGTGATTCAGCCGTAG
- a CDS encoding autotransporter outer membrane beta-barrel domain-containing protein has protein sequence MSALHKMIRRGGWPGVERIAIGCLVLSLLGEGPHAEAQDRGNLIQNGGFETQVPPLPIPPNPPGPPTGSYFRQIDASQVPPWSTSASDNKIELWSSGFSASSGGPVFTIAPAQATAAGDVFFPVGGGNFFAELNATRPSTLSQTVTLGRTGVLSYSFWHRGRAGTDTMKLDVQVLKNGVWTTVRSDSYQTGQAWTNYVQKNILIGESGQQFRFAYTAESTATGNLSIGNFIDNAAFGLLEFSQPEPEPGLPDPFVPPITGELMPEAVVEDLSNSFAATLSPQAIVSGFLPRNTDAAPAGIQKMLNDSAMAVLNSTLDVEPLQIPLCKGSEPNPQRYVDSEKAMAQAKAECLKQPGPKSVHAPDKRFTFADQPNDFYGERRRLRAWVRGFSTSLTNIDNPGLGNWANRADSRGGASLFGLEKSLSPSTQLGVYGSVGSLSVIQTGNGGGNWSPTAYGVGLYGRWSPGPYFIGALAGYGTFSGSQTRGIQLDSSGLSASGQKSAESFTAALVTGKRINLSRNTLLTPSLNLSWSGINEQGFVESGGELSGGNTSINVFNLNYLPNNTSWTNLDLGVSIAQTVRQGTTLIVPSARLSWFGTWRTGGNDQVVDYPFSSRQVEVPGAWLNRSGLRVALGLNVATRNNLAVYLRGVADFGYDSRENGALADYGLNGGLTIQF, from the coding sequence TTGTCGGCACTGCATAAGATGATTCGTAGGGGAGGTTGGCCTGGGGTTGAGCGCATTGCGATTGGATGTTTAGTGCTCTCCCTGTTGGGAGAAGGCCCACATGCTGAAGCTCAGGATCGTGGAAATCTGATTCAGAATGGGGGTTTTGAAACCCAGGTACCTCCCCTCCCGATCCCGCCAAATCCTCCGGGCCCGCCTACTGGGTCCTACTTCAGGCAGATTGATGCTTCACAAGTTCCCCCTTGGAGCACATCAGCTTCGGACAACAAGATAGAGCTCTGGTCTTCAGGCTTCAGTGCTTCATCTGGCGGACCTGTCTTTACCATCGCGCCAGCTCAGGCCACTGCCGCAGGCGATGTGTTTTTCCCCGTCGGCGGCGGCAACTTCTTTGCCGAACTGAATGCCACGCGTCCAAGCACTCTTTCTCAGACAGTGACTTTGGGGAGAACGGGAGTGTTGTCCTATTCGTTCTGGCATCGTGGACGGGCTGGAACCGATACAATGAAGTTGGATGTGCAAGTCTTGAAGAATGGCGTATGGACGACCGTGCGTTCAGATAGCTATCAGACCGGCCAGGCCTGGACGAACTACGTGCAGAAAAATATTCTGATTGGTGAATCTGGTCAGCAATTTCGTTTTGCTTACACCGCCGAGTCCACGGCGACTGGAAATCTCAGCATTGGCAACTTCATTGATAACGCAGCCTTTGGCTTGCTTGAGTTTTCCCAACCCGAACCTGAGCCAGGGTTGCCTGATCCCTTTGTGCCTCCCATCACTGGCGAGTTAATGCCGGAGGCGGTCGTCGAGGACTTGTCAAATTCGTTCGCTGCCACCCTTTCCCCCCAAGCCATCGTTTCGGGCTTCTTGCCACGCAACACCGATGCGGCTCCGGCGGGCATTCAGAAGATGCTCAACGATTCTGCCATGGCTGTACTGAACAGTACATTGGATGTTGAACCTCTTCAAATTCCACTGTGTAAAGGCTCAGAGCCCAATCCACAGCGATATGTGGATTCTGAGAAAGCGATGGCTCAAGCCAAGGCTGAATGCTTAAAACAACCAGGTCCAAAGTCTGTCCACGCCCCTGACAAGCGTTTCACCTTTGCCGATCAACCGAACGACTTCTACGGAGAACGCAGGAGGCTCAGGGCCTGGGTACGGGGTTTCAGTACATCCTTGACGAACATCGACAATCCAGGCCTGGGTAACTGGGCCAATCGTGCTGACAGCCGTGGTGGTGCATCACTTTTTGGACTTGAAAAGTCACTGTCTCCCAGCACGCAACTGGGTGTCTATGGTTCGGTTGGATCGTTGTCCGTCATTCAGACGGGAAACGGCGGAGGCAACTGGTCTCCCACGGCCTATGGAGTCGGCCTTTATGGCAGGTGGTCTCCGGGCCCCTACTTCATCGGGGCGTTAGCGGGCTACGGCACGTTCAGTGGCAGCCAGACGCGAGGCATTCAACTCGACAGCTCAGGGCTCTCAGCGTCCGGTCAGAAATCGGCAGAAAGCTTCACGGCTGCCCTGGTCACTGGAAAACGAATCAACCTCAGCCGAAACACGCTGCTGACGCCTTCTCTCAATCTGAGCTGGAGTGGGATCAACGAGCAAGGGTTTGTAGAAAGTGGCGGCGAACTCAGTGGTGGCAACACGAGCATCAACGTTTTCAATCTTAATTATCTTCCCAACAATACAAGTTGGACCAATCTTGATCTCGGCGTCTCGATTGCGCAAACCGTCCGTCAAGGTACAACGTTAATTGTTCCCAGTGCACGGCTGAGTTGGTTTGGGACATGGAGGACAGGTGGCAACGACCAGGTGGTGGACTACCCCTTTTCTTCCCGGCAAGTGGAAGTTCCTGGGGCGTGGCTCAATCGCAGTGGTCTGAGAGTTGCCTTGGGCCTGAATGTGGCCACCCGCAACAACCTGGCCGTTTACCTCCGAGGCGTGGCCGATTTCGGCTACGACAGTCGCGAGAATGGAGCCTTGGCCGATTACGGGCTCAATGGAGGTCTGACCATCCAATTCTGA
- a CDS encoding SufS family cysteine desulfurase encodes MVAAPPLAGTSVVADLAVQTRPDFPLLAQTACLGQPLIYLDYAATSQKPRQVLEALQQYYSLDNANVHRGAHQLSARATDHFEAARGKVASFIGAASAREIVFTRNASEAINLVARTWGDANLREGDEVLLSLMEHHSNLVPWQLLAARTGCVLRHAGVTESGELDLEDFKAKLSDRTKLVSLVHVSNTLGCLNPIEAVAELAHGAGALLLVDACQSLPHKPVDVAALGADFLVGSSHKLCGPTGMGFLWAREALLEAMPPFLGGGEMIHNVYLDHSTWADLPHKFEAGTPAIGEAIGMGAALDYLQNLGMERIHAWEQQLTRRLFERLQAIDGVRILGPTPDQQPDRAALAAFSVDGLHANDIAALLDSAGICIRSGHHCTQPLHRHYGLASSARASLGFTTTPEEIDRFAEELEGTIGFLREHS; translated from the coding sequence ATGGTCGCGGCCCCGCCCCTGGCGGGAACGTCCGTGGTGGCCGACCTGGCGGTGCAGACCCGGCCCGATTTCCCCCTGCTGGCCCAGACGGCCTGCCTGGGGCAGCCGCTGATCTACCTGGATTACGCCGCCACCAGCCAGAAACCGCGGCAGGTGCTGGAGGCGCTGCAGCAGTACTACAGCCTCGACAACGCCAATGTGCACCGCGGCGCCCACCAGCTGAGCGCCCGCGCCACCGACCATTTCGAGGCGGCCCGGGGCAAGGTGGCCAGCTTCATCGGTGCCGCCAGCGCCCGGGAGATCGTGTTCACCCGCAACGCCAGCGAGGCGATCAACCTGGTGGCCCGCACCTGGGGTGACGCCAACCTGCGGGAGGGCGATGAGGTGCTGCTGTCGCTGATGGAGCACCACAGCAACCTGGTGCCCTGGCAGCTGCTGGCGGCCCGCACGGGCTGCGTGCTGCGCCATGCGGGCGTCACCGAGAGCGGCGAGCTGGATCTGGAGGACTTCAAGGCCAAGCTCAGCGATCGCACCAAATTGGTGAGCCTGGTGCATGTGAGCAACACCCTGGGCTGCCTCAATCCGATCGAGGCGGTGGCCGAGCTGGCCCACGGCGCCGGCGCCCTGCTGCTGGTGGATGCCTGCCAGAGCCTGCCCCACAAGCCGGTGGACGTGGCCGCCCTGGGGGCCGATTTCCTGGTGGGCTCGTCCCACAAGCTGTGCGGCCCGACGGGCATGGGCTTCCTCTGGGCCCGCGAAGCGCTGCTGGAGGCGATGCCGCCGTTCCTGGGCGGCGGCGAGATGATCCATAACGTGTACCTGGACCACAGCACCTGGGCCGATCTGCCCCACAAGTTCGAAGCCGGCACCCCGGCCATCGGTGAGGCGATCGGCATGGGTGCGGCCCTCGATTACCTGCAGAACCTGGGCATGGAGCGCATCCACGCCTGGGAGCAGCAGCTCACCCGGCGCCTGTTCGAGCGGCTGCAGGCCATCGACGGTGTGCGGATCCTGGGACCCACCCCGGACCAGCAACCCGACCGGGCCGCGTTAGCGGCGTTCAGCGTGGACGGCCTGCACGCCAACGACATCGCCGCCCTGCTGGATTCGGCCGGCATCTGCATCCGCAGCGGCCACCACTGCACCCAGCCCCTGCACCGCCACTACGGCCTGGCCAGTTCCGCCCGCGCCAGCCTGGGCTTCACCACCACCCCTGAAGAAATCGACCGCTTCGCTGAAGAGCTGGAGGGCACGATCGGGTTTCTGAGGGAGCACAGCTAG
- the sufD gene encoding Fe-S cluster assembly protein SufD, with translation MVAASLSTPTAAAGATPGNWVTSLLANASGGADALAATRARAAQFLAQTPQPSRRVEAWRFTDLAPLTALSPTLLRPAPAAQPETAAGSLRLILDGHSDPVAGISLPVGLEPISGDELNASLGQMLASTGSTELWPVLLNGATARAVLALRVRGKVATTLELVSDAGDGEGILPLRLLLVLEPDASLEILQVHRSGGANLTSVVLEARLGEGAELRHGLLAPGAETGCLLATVAVEQATGSRYSGVSAHGGWALGRLEPRLVQREGAAHSALKALQLADGRQISDTHSQMVFEGPDGRLEQLHKAVADGQGRSVFNGAVQVPRAAQRTDAAQLSRNLLLSDRARIDTKPELEIVADDVRCAHGATVSRLEQDELFYLQSRGIAADQAARLLLRGFCEEVLQELPGAARPWQPLASLLGEQGR, from the coding sequence ATGGTGGCAGCTTCGCTCTCCACCCCCACGGCCGCGGCCGGCGCCACCCCTGGCAACTGGGTCACCTCCCTGCTGGCGAACGCTTCCGGTGGCGCCGATGCCCTGGCGGCTACGCGCGCGCGGGCGGCCCAGTTCCTGGCGCAGACCCCGCAGCCCTCACGGCGTGTTGAAGCCTGGCGCTTCACCGACCTGGCCCCGCTGACGGCCCTGAGCCCCACCCTGCTCCGCCCAGCCCCGGCGGCCCAGCCTGAGACGGCCGCCGGCAGCCTGCGGCTGATCCTGGATGGCCACAGCGATCCCGTGGCCGGGATCAGCCTGCCGGTGGGCCTCGAGCCCATCAGCGGCGACGAACTGAACGCGAGCCTGGGCCAGATGCTCGCCTCCACCGGCAGCACCGAGCTCTGGCCGGTGCTGCTCAACGGCGCCACGGCTCGCGCGGTGCTGGCCCTGCGGGTGCGCGGCAAGGTCGCCACCACCCTGGAGCTGGTGAGTGATGCCGGTGACGGCGAGGGGATCCTGCCCCTGCGGCTGCTGCTGGTGCTGGAGCCCGATGCCTCCCTTGAGATCCTGCAGGTGCACCGCAGCGGCGGCGCCAACCTCACCAGCGTGGTGCTGGAGGCCCGGCTGGGTGAGGGCGCCGAGCTGCGCCACGGCCTGCTGGCGCCCGGCGCCGAAACGGGCTGCCTGCTGGCCACCGTGGCGGTGGAGCAGGCCACGGGCAGCCGCTACAGCGGTGTGAGCGCCCACGGCGGCTGGGCACTGGGGCGGCTGGAGCCGCGGCTGGTGCAGCGCGAGGGGGCGGCCCACAGTGCCCTCAAGGCCCTGCAGCTGGCCGACGGCCGCCAGATCAGCGACACCCACAGCCAGATGGTGTTCGAGGGTCCGGACGGGCGGCTGGAGCAGCTGCACAAGGCGGTGGCCGACGGCCAGGGCCGCAGCGTGTTCAACGGGGCGGTGCAGGTGCCCCGTGCAGCCCAGCGCACCGATGCGGCCCAGCTGAGCCGCAACCTGCTGCTCTCGGACCGGGCGCGGATCGACACCAAGCCCGAGCTGGAGATCGTCGCCGACGACGTGCGCTGCGCCCATGGCGCCACCGTGAGCCGGCTGGAGCAGGACGAGCTCTTCTACCTGCAGAGCCGTGGCATCGCCGCCGACCAGGCGGCCCGGCTGCTGTTGCGCGGCTTCTGCGAGGAGGTGCTGCAGGAACTCCCCGGGGCCGCCCGGCCGTGGCAACCTCTGGCCAGCTTGCTGGGGGAGCAGGGACGATGA
- the sufC gene encoding Fe-S cluster assembly ATPase SufC, whose product MIRPDAPVLLEIRDLTARVEDQPILKGVSLTIRAGEIHAVMGRNGSGKSTLSKVLAGHPAYTVTGGTVRYMGEDLLSLEPELRARAGLFLGFQYPVEIPGVSNLEFLRVATNARRAGKGEEELDTFAFEDLVRERLQVVQMDPAFLERSVNEGFSGGEKKRNEILQMALLDPMVAVLDETDSGLDIDALRIVAGGVNHLAGPDNATLLITHYQRLLDVITPDYVHVMAAGRILRTGGKELALELEERGYDWVDAELAATERTPAEVG is encoded by the coding sequence GTGATCCGCCCCGACGCTCCCGTACTGCTCGAGATCCGTGATCTCACGGCCCGCGTGGAGGACCAGCCCATCCTCAAGGGGGTGTCCCTGACGATCCGCGCCGGTGAGATCCACGCGGTGATGGGCCGCAACGGCAGCGGCAAGAGCACCCTCTCCAAGGTGCTGGCGGGCCACCCGGCCTACACCGTCACCGGCGGCACGGTGCGCTACATGGGCGAGGATCTGCTCAGCCTGGAGCCGGAACTGCGGGCCCGGGCCGGCCTGTTCCTCGGCTTCCAGTACCCGGTGGAGATCCCCGGGGTGAGCAACCTGGAGTTCCTGCGGGTGGCCACCAACGCCCGCCGCGCCGGCAAGGGGGAGGAGGAGCTCGACACCTTCGCCTTTGAGGACCTGGTGCGCGAACGGCTGCAGGTGGTGCAGATGGATCCGGCCTTCCTGGAGCGCAGCGTCAACGAGGGCTTCTCCGGCGGTGAGAAGAAGCGCAACGAGATCCTGCAGATGGCCCTGCTCGACCCCATGGTGGCGGTGCTCGACGAGACCGACTCCGGCCTCGACATCGATGCCCTGCGCATCGTGGCCGGCGGCGTGAACCACCTGGCCGGCCCCGACAACGCCACCCTGCTGATCACCCACTACCAGCGGCTGCTGGATGTGATCACCCCCGATTACGTGCACGTGATGGCGGCCGGCCGGATCCTGCGCACCGGCGGCAAGGAGCTGGCCCTGGAACTGGAGGAGCGCGGCTACGACTGGGTCGACGCCGAACTGGCGGCCACCGAGCGCACGCCTGCGGAGGTGGGCTGA
- the sufB gene encoding Fe-S cluster assembly protein SufB: MASSATVGDLVSQPYKYGFVTDIETEKIAKGLSEDVVRLISAKKNEPAFLLDFRLRSYRQWLQMEEPDWATLGHPPIDYQEIIYYAAPKQQEKKASLDEVDPKLLETFEKLGIPLSEQKRLSNVAVDAVFDSVSIATTYREKLAEHGVIFCSISEAVKDHADLIEKYLGTVVPGNDNYFAALNSAVFSDGSFVFIPKGVECPMELSTYFRINSGDTGQFERTLIVAEEGASVSYLEGCTAPMFDTNQLHAAVVELVALDDASIKYSTVQNWYAGDENGKGGIYNFVTKRGQCRGDRSHISWTQVETGSAITWKYPSCVLQGADSVGEFYSVALTNNRQQADTGTKMIHVGPRTRSTIVSKGISAGHSSNSYRGLVQLGPKAVGARNYSQCDSMLIGDQAAANTYPYIRSQQPDARIEHEASTCRISADQLFYLQSRGIAFEEAVSMMVSGFCRDVFNQLPMEFAAEADKLLALKLEGSVG, from the coding sequence ATGGCGAGCAGCGCAACCGTCGGCGATCTGGTGAGCCAGCCGTACAAATACGGCTTCGTCACCGACATCGAAACTGAGAAGATCGCTAAGGGGCTGAGTGAGGACGTGGTGCGGCTGATCTCCGCCAAGAAGAACGAGCCGGCCTTCCTGCTCGACTTCCGCCTGCGCTCGTACCGCCAGTGGCTGCAGATGGAGGAGCCCGACTGGGCCACCCTGGGCCATCCGCCGATCGACTACCAGGAGATCATTTATTACGCGGCGCCCAAGCAGCAGGAAAAGAAAGCCAGCCTCGATGAGGTGGATCCGAAGCTGCTGGAAACCTTCGAGAAGCTCGGCATCCCCCTGAGCGAGCAGAAGAGGCTCTCCAACGTGGCGGTGGATGCGGTGTTCGACAGCGTCTCGATCGCCACCACCTACCGGGAGAAGCTGGCCGAGCACGGCGTGATTTTCTGCTCGATCAGCGAGGCGGTGAAGGACCACGCGGACCTGATCGAGAAGTACCTCGGCACGGTGGTTCCCGGCAACGACAACTACTTCGCGGCCCTCAACTCCGCCGTGTTCAGCGACGGCTCCTTCGTGTTCATCCCGAAGGGGGTGGAATGCCCGATGGAGCTCTCCACCTACTTCCGCATCAACTCCGGCGACACCGGCCAGTTCGAGCGCACCTTGATCGTGGCCGAGGAAGGGGCTTCGGTGAGCTACCTGGAGGGCTGCACGGCGCCGATGTTCGACACCAACCAGCTGCATGCGGCGGTGGTGGAACTGGTGGCCCTCGATGACGCCTCGATCAAGTACTCCACCGTCCAGAACTGGTACGCGGGGGATGAGAACGGCAAGGGCGGCATCTACAACTTCGTCACCAAGCGCGGCCAGTGCCGCGGCGATCGCAGCCATATCAGCTGGACCCAGGTCGAAACCGGCTCGGCGATCACCTGGAAGTACCCCAGCTGCGTGCTGCAGGGGGCCGATTCGGTGGGCGAGTTCTACTCGGTGGCCCTCACCAACAACCGCCAGCAGGCCGACACCGGCACCAAGATGATCCACGTGGGCCCCCGCACCCGCTCCACGATCGTGAGCAAGGGGATCAGCGCCGGCCACTCCTCCAACAGCTACCGCGGGCTGGTGCAGCTGGGCCCCAAGGCCGTGGGCGCTCGCAACTACAGCCAGTGCGATTCGATGCTGATCGGCGACCAGGCCGCCGCCAACACCTACCCCTACATCCGCTCCCAGCAGCCGGATGCCCGCATCGAGCACGAGGCCAGCACCTGCCGCATCTCCGCCGACCAGCTCTTCTACCTGCAGAGCCGGGGGATCGCCTTCGAGGAGGCGGTGTCGATGATGGTCAGCGGCTTCTGCCGCGACGTGTTCAACCAGCTGCCCATGGAGTTCGCCGCCGAAGCCGACAAGCTTCTGGCCCTCAAGCTCGAGGGTTCGGTGGGTTGA
- a CDS encoding ferredoxin-thioredoxin reductase catalytic domain-containing protein: MTDASTTTTPAAGAESLEVIRRFAETYAQRTGTYFCSDPGVTAVVLEGLARHKDELGGALCPCRHYEDKEAEVAQAFWNCPCVPMRERKECHCMLFLTEDNPFRGELQTISLEDIQSLTAG; this comes from the coding sequence ATGACCGACGCCTCCACCACCACGACCCCCGCAGCCGGTGCCGAAAGCCTGGAGGTGATCCGCCGTTTCGCGGAAACCTACGCCCAGCGCACCGGCACCTATTTCTGCAGTGATCCGGGGGTCACCGCGGTGGTGCTGGAGGGTCTGGCCCGCCACAAGGACGAGCTGGGCGGCGCCCTCTGCCCCTGCCGCCACTACGAAGACAAGGAGGCCGAAGTGGCCCAGGCGTTCTGGAACTGCCCCTGCGTGCCGATGCGGGAGCGCAAGGAATGCCACTGCATGCTCTTCCTCACCGAAGACAACCCCTTCCGCGGCGAGCTGCAGACCATCAGCCTCGAAGACATCCAGTCCCTCACCGCCGGCTGA
- the sufR gene encoding iron-sulfur cluster biosynthesis transcriptional regulator SufR, which yields MSAPAQSPAPAAGPVEGAHPTREAALSVLLREGEATAAQLAEALGVSVQAMRRHLRSLEDDGLVEASPSHEGPGRPSNRWRLTDQGQGRFPDGSENFALGLLHTLTESLPADTLELVLRQQAEEKAADYRRLIGSGPLGQRIEQLVELRRKEGYVAECRRDDDPNAASDTAAWLISEFHCSVMRIAEQYPVVCDQELRLIRQTFPDCAVERVHWRLEGGHSCGFRIAPLAASPASAT from the coding sequence ATGAGCGCCCCCGCCCAGTCACCCGCCCCCGCGGCCGGCCCTGTCGAAGGGGCCCATCCCACCCGGGAGGCGGCCCTGTCGGTGCTGCTGCGGGAGGGCGAAGCGACGGCGGCCCAGCTGGCGGAGGCCCTGGGGGTGTCAGTGCAGGCCATGCGCCGTCACCTGCGCAGCCTTGAGGACGACGGCCTGGTGGAGGCCAGCCCCTCCCATGAAGGACCCGGCCGCCCCAGCAACCGCTGGCGACTCACCGACCAGGGCCAGGGCCGCTTCCCCGATGGCAGCGAGAACTTCGCCCTCGGCCTGCTCCACACCCTCACCGAAAGCCTGCCGGCCGACACCCTGGAGCTGGTGCTGCGCCAGCAGGCCGAGGAGAAGGCCGCCGACTACCGCCGCCTGATCGGCAGCGGCCCCCTCGGCCAGCGGATCGAGCAGCTGGTGGAACTGCGGCGCAAGGAGGGCTACGTGGCCGAATGCCGCCGCGACGACGACCCCAACGCCGCCAGCGACACGGCCGCCTGGCTGATCAGTGAGTTCCACTGTTCCGTGATGCGCATCGCCGAGCAGTACCCGGTGGTCTGCGATCAGGAGCTGCGCCTGATCCGCCAGACCTTCCCCGACTGTGCCGTGGAGCGCGTCCACTGGCGGCTGGAGGGGGGCCACAGCTGCGGCTTCCGCATCGCGCCCTTGGCTGCCAGCCCCGCCTCGGCCACCTGA
- a CDS encoding EamA family transporter, which yields MIATLPPSRGPLSAAPVAAALAAAFCWALASLLWRRLPTSLSAARLNLLKNLLAVALLLPLSLVLPWQVAPRSLLLLALSGVLGIALGDTLFFAALRRLGTRRTLTIDAGGPAVTSLAGVALLGEVPQPAQWLGIALISLAVLLVVHQRAPQENQPAGAEAAGVALALGALACGSGGALLARAGLLAGGPEPLQAATLRLAAAALVMLPLLVGLPRAAHGPRPVGRRWPLALAATLLGTSAGIALQQTALAGLPGGLAVALLSTAPVMALPLAALEGDRPGWRGVLAAAAALAGVSLVAGLVGLPGA from the coding sequence ATGATCGCAACTCTTCCACCCTCCCGCGGCCCCTTGTCCGCCGCTCCCGTCGCCGCCGCCCTGGCGGCAGCGTTCTGCTGGGCCCTAGCCAGCCTGCTGTGGCGCCGGCTGCCCACCTCCCTGTCGGCCGCCCGGCTGAACCTGCTCAAGAACCTGCTGGCGGTGGCCCTGCTGCTGCCGCTGTCCCTGGTGCTGCCCTGGCAGGTGGCGCCGCGATCCCTGCTGCTGCTGGCCCTGAGCGGGGTGCTGGGGATCGCCCTGGGGGACACGCTGTTCTTCGCGGCCCTGCGGCGGCTGGGCACCCGGCGCACCCTCACGATCGATGCCGGCGGTCCAGCGGTCACGAGCCTGGCGGGGGTGGCGCTGCTGGGGGAGGTGCCCCAGCCGGCCCAGTGGCTGGGGATCGCGCTGATCAGCCTGGCGGTGCTGCTGGTGGTGCACCAGCGCGCCCCCCAGGAGAACCAGCCGGCGGGGGCCGAGGCCGCCGGCGTGGCCCTGGCCCTCGGGGCCCTGGCCTGTGGCAGTGGCGGGGCGCTGCTGGCGCGGGCGGGGCTGCTGGCCGGCGGGCCGGAGCCGCTGCAGGCCGCCACCCTGCGGCTGGCGGCGGCGGCGCTTGTGATGCTGCCGCTGCTGGTGGGGCTGCCGCGGGCCGCCCATGGCCCCCGGCCGGTCGGGCGCCGCTGGCCCCTGGCCCTGGCGGCCACCCTGCTGGGCACCAGCGCCGGCATCGCCCTGCAGCAGACCGCCCTGGCGGGCCTGCCGGGGGGGCTCGCGGTGGCCCTGTTGTCGACGGCGCCGGTGATGGCCCTGCCCCTGGCGGCCCTGGAGGGGGACCGGCCCGGCTGGCGGGGGGTGCTGGCCGCCGCCGCCGCCCTGGCCGGGGTCAGCCTGGTGGCGGGTCTGGTGGGGCTGCCGGGGGCCTGA
- a CDS encoding phycobiliprotein lyase, which translates to MSGSIADAISFFRLSCGRWRSQRSSHHLLHRRAEAGGSFIEVVELEAADPRLEAIAVLHGQDPAGLVGGCRVRWSGSMAWDKAGEAHEGESVFGLIPIDERGRSGLLLRDRGYAETAPVAGHFAMDDRDGLLLTTSYETMNSLERFSFAGPDVRLRTSTVEGLSNTASFCVETRIHGETAAATGSPASPETACLSALGW; encoded by the coding sequence GTGAGCGGATCCATCGCCGACGCCATCAGCTTCTTCCGGCTCAGCTGCGGCCGCTGGCGCTCCCAGCGCAGCAGCCACCACCTGCTGCACCGCCGCGCCGAGGCGGGCGGCTCCTTCATTGAAGTGGTGGAGCTGGAGGCGGCCGATCCGCGCCTGGAGGCCATTGCCGTCCTGCACGGCCAGGATCCCGCCGGCCTGGTGGGCGGCTGCCGGGTGCGCTGGAGCGGCTCGATGGCCTGGGACAAGGCCGGCGAGGCCCACGAGGGCGAAAGCGTCTTCGGCCTGATCCCCATCGATGAACGGGGCCGCAGCGGCCTGCTGCTGCGCGACCGCGGCTACGCCGAAACGGCGCCGGTGGCCGGCCACTTCGCCATGGACGACCGGGACGGCCTGCTGCTCACCACCAGCTACGAGACGATGAACAGCCTGGAGCGGTTCAGCTTCGCCGGGCCCGACGTGCGCCTGCGCACCAGCACCGTCGAGGGGCTCTCCAACACCGCCTCCTTCTGCGTCGAGACCCGGATCCACGGCGAGACGGCGGCCGCGACGGGCAGCCCGGCAAGCCCCGAAACCGCCTGCCTGTCAGCCCTGGG